Genomic DNA from Streptomyces sp. AM 2-1-1:
CGCAACCTCTCGCGCTGCTTCGGCCTGCCGCTCGTCGTCGAGCACCAGGGCGACCGCTACACCGCGCGCGGACTGCCGCTCTCCTGACGGTCCTCCCGCGGGCGGTGTCCCGATCCGCCGATCCCGCCCACGGGCCCCTGTCCCCGGAGCACATGCGGTCCTACCATGACGACATGGACGCGTGGGTGTGGTGGTTGATCGCGGCGGTGGGGCTGGGCATTCCCCTGGTCCTCACCGCCATGCCGGAGTTCGGGATGTTCGCGGTGGGAGCGGGCGCGGGGGCGATCGTCGCCGCCCTCGGCGGCGGCATCGTGGCCCAGGTGCTGGTCGCCGTCGCCGTCTCCGTCGCACTGGTCGCCGTGGTGCGCGTGGTCGCCGCGCGTCACCGCGGCGACGGCCCCCAGTTCTCCTCGGGGATCGACGCGCTGAAAGGCCGTCAGGCCCTCGTTCTCGAACGCGTCGACGGCCGGGGCGGACGCATCAAGCTGGCGGGCGAGACGTGGTCCGCCCGCGCACTCGACGACACCCGGAGCTACGAGCCGGGACAACAGGTCGACGTCGTCGACATCGAGGGCGCGACGGCCGTCGTCATGTGACCGAACCGGCCACGCGGCAGGGCGAGTTCTGCGACACTCGAAGTCGATCATGTCGCTCGCCCGGTCCGTCACAGCGAAGAGTGCGACCCGATCACCAGGATCCGTCGGCTATCGAAGGGCTTGAGGCACACGATGCAACCGGTCATCATCGTCCTGATCATCTTGGTGGTGCTCGTCTTCATCGCCCTGATCAAGACGATCCAGATCATCCCGCAGGCCAGCGCCGCCATCGTCGAGCGCTTCGGGCGCTACACCCGCACGCTCAACGCGGGGCTCAACATCGTCGTCCCGTTCATCGACTCCATCCGCAACCGCATCGACCTCCGCGAGCAGGTCGTGCCCTTCCCGCCGCAGCCGGTGATCACCCAGGACAACCTGGTCGTCAACATCGACACGGTCATCTACTACCAGGTGACGGACGCCCGCGCCGCGACGTACGAAGTCGCCAGCTACATCCAGGCGATCGAGCAGCTCACCGTCACCACGCTGCGCAACATCATCGGCGGCATGGACCTGGAGCGGACCCTGACCTCGCGCGAGGAGATCAACGCCGCCCTGCGCGGAGTCCTCGACGAGGCCACCGGCAAGTGGGGCATCCGCGTCAACCGCGTCGAGCTCAAGGCGATCGAACCGCCCACCTCCATCCAGGACTCGATGGAGAAGCAGATGCGCGCCGACCGTGACAAGCGCGCCGCGATCCTCACCGCCGAGGGCATCCGGCAGTCCCAGATCCTCACCGCCGAGGGTGAGAAGCAGTCCTCCATCCTGCGCGCCGAGGGTGACGCCAAGGCCGCCGCCCTGCGCGCCGAAGGCGAGGCCCAGGCGATCCGCACGGTCTTCGAGTCGATCCACGCGGGGGACCCGGACCAGAAGCTCCTTTCGTACCAGTACCTCCAGATGCTCCCGAAGATCGCCGAGGGCGACGCCAACAAGCTGTGGATCGTGCCCAGCGAGCTCGGCGACGCCCTCAAGGGCCTCAGCGGCGCGTTCGGCAACCTCGGCGGCGGGATGCCGGGGTTCGACACCTCGCGGCCCGCGCCGGGCAAGGAGCGCCGCGAGGCGCCGCCGGTCGACTGACCGTTCGCTCCTCGGCGGCCCGGAGGCGGGCCGGACGGCGTCCTCTCGGGGACCCCCGTCCGGCCGGCGCCGGGCCTTCGTGCATGATCGGTGCGGCACCCCGACCTTCATGGCGGGGATGCGTCATCGCTCACCAAGGAGTGGCCTTGTCCCTCTGGGAAATGCTCGCCGTCCTCGCCGCAGGTACCGCCGCGGGAACGATCAACACCATCGTCGGATCAGGCACGTTGATCA
This window encodes:
- a CDS encoding NfeD family protein, which codes for MDAWVWWLIAAVGLGIPLVLTAMPEFGMFAVGAGAGAIVAALGGGIVAQVLVAVAVSVALVAVVRVVAARHRGDGPQFSSGIDALKGRQALVLERVDGRGGRIKLAGETWSARALDDTRSYEPGQQVDVVDIEGATAVVM
- a CDS encoding SPFH domain-containing protein, which gives rise to MQPVIIVLIILVVLVFIALIKTIQIIPQASAAIVERFGRYTRTLNAGLNIVVPFIDSIRNRIDLREQVVPFPPQPVITQDNLVVNIDTVIYYQVTDARAATYEVASYIQAIEQLTVTTLRNIIGGMDLERTLTSREEINAALRGVLDEATGKWGIRVNRVELKAIEPPTSIQDSMEKQMRADRDKRAAILTAEGIRQSQILTAEGEKQSSILRAEGDAKAAALRAEGEAQAIRTVFESIHAGDPDQKLLSYQYLQMLPKIAEGDANKLWIVPSELGDALKGLSGAFGNLGGGMPGFDTSRPAPGKERREAPPVD